The Helicobacter pylori genome includes a window with the following:
- a CDS encoding DNA methyltransferase has protein sequence MNLINKLELDKILHKKHLEKYSDEVFNEILNIIKNGLENKIKELKNKERVNKNDDSKPKIKAIECLNKKEIEILPKWVKNDIDKAVIIGKSKQVIQLENGKKYHLKNKLNDLSGAEWNYFLNSVLCTRYKTSGKDSYAHEIRKEHPSPKPPQLMRDIISFFTKEDELVFDYFAGVGGTLLGSSLCNRKAIGFDLSDRYKDIYMKANKNLDLKEQKFICGDSLELLKNNNLMQNLFKNELASLILIDPPYGDMLSRPKTGETLKQKKDTSPTPFTNLKNDLGNMNWQEFLEKFKESVGYSIKYLKKGGHLIVFIKDLQPKGDKDNLLHADIIKTLNTINELNYIGNKIWADLNVNLYPYGYPFSFVANQIHQFILVFKKK, from the coding sequence ATGAATTTAATCAATAAATTAGAATTAGATAAAATTCTTCATAAGAAACACTTAGAAAAATATAGCGATGAAGTATTTAATGAGATTTTAAATATAATTAAGAATGGACTAGAAAATAAGATTAAAGAGCTAAAAAACAAAGAGCGAGTTAATAAAAATGACGATAGTAAGCCAAAAATTAAAGCGATCGAATGTCTGAATAAAAAGGAAATTGAAATTTTGCCCAAATGGGTAAAAAACGATATAGACAAGGCAGTTATTATCGGCAAATCAAAACAAGTTATACAATTAGAGAATGGCAAAAAATACCACTTAAAAAATAAGCTTAACGACTTAAGCGGAGCAGAATGGAACTATTTTTTAAATTCTGTTTTATGCACTAGATATAAAACTAGCGGAAAGGATAGCTATGCTCACGAAATAAGAAAAGAGCATCCTTCTCCAAAGCCTCCACAGCTTATGCGAGATATAATTTCTTTTTTTACAAAAGAGGATGAACTTGTGTTTGATTATTTTGCTGGAGTAGGAGGAACATTACTTGGCAGTTCACTGTGTAATAGAAAAGCTATAGGTTTTGATTTATCTGATCGCTATAAGGACATATATATGAAAGCGAATAAGAACTTGGATTTAAAGGAGCAAAAATTTATATGCGGAGATAGCTTAGAGCTTTTAAAGAACAATAATCTCATGCAAAATTTGTTTAAAAATGAACTTGCTAGTCTTATTTTAATAGATCCTCCTTATGGTGATATGCTGTCTCGTCCAAAAACAGGAGAGACCTTAAAACAAAAAAAAGATACTTCACCTACTCCCTTTACAAATTTAAAAAATGACTTGGGCAATATGAATTGGCAAGAGTTTTTGGAAAAATTTAAAGAAAGTGTTGGATATAGCATAAAATATTTAAAGAAAGGTGGGCATTTGATTGTTTTTATTAAAGACTTGCAACCAAAAGGGGACAAGGATAATCTGCTTCACGCTGACATAATTAAAACCTTAAACACAATCAATGAGTTAAACTATATAGGAAATAAAATTTGGGCCGATTTAAATGTTAATTTATATCCCTACGGTTACCCATTTTCATTTGTTGCAAATCAAATTCATCAATTTATTTTAGTGTTCAAAAAAAAGTAG
- a CDS encoding outer membrane protein — MLKRIILLGALGVGASAEESAAFVGVNYQVSMIQNQTKMVNDNGLQKPLIKFPPYAGAGFEVGYKQFFGKKKWFGARYYGFFDYAHNRFGVMKKGIPVGESGFIYNSFSFGGTTLTERDSYQGQYYVNLFTYGVGLDTLWNFVNKENMVFGFVVGIQLAGDSWATSISKEIAHYAKHHSNSSYSPANFQFLWKFGVRTHIAKHNSLELGIKVPTITHRLFSITNEKGYTLQADVRRVYAFQISYLRDF; from the coding sequence ATGTTGAAAAGAATTATATTATTAGGGGCTTTGGGTGTTGGAGCGAGCGCTGAAGAGAGTGCGGCTTTTGTGGGAGTCAATTACCAGGTGAGCATGATACAAAATCAGACTAAAATGGTGAATGACAACGGCTTGCAAAAGCCTTTGATAAAGTTCCCGCCTTATGCAGGAGCGGGTTTTGAAGTGGGCTATAAGCAATTTTTTGGTAAGAAAAAATGGTTTGGTGCGCGTTATTATGGGTTTTTTGACTACGCGCACAACCGCTTTGGCGTGATGAAAAAGGGTATCCCGGTGGGCGAGAGCGGGTTTATTTACAATAGCTTTAGTTTTGGAGGGACGACCTTAACGGAGAGGGATTCCTATCAAGGGCAATACTATGTCAATTTATTCACTTATGGTGTAGGGTTGGATACGCTGTGGAATTTTGTGAATAAAGAAAACATGGTTTTTGGTTTTGTGGTGGGGATCCAATTAGCCGGGGATAGTTGGGCAACGAGCATCAGTAAAGAGATCGCTCATTATGCAAAACACCACAGCAATTCCAGTTATAGCCCGGCTAATTTCCAGTTTTTATGGAAGTTTGGGGTGCGCACCCATATCGCTAAACACAACAGCTTGGAATTAGGGATTAAAGTGCCTACGATCACACACCGGCTTTTCTCCATTACCAACGAAAAGGGATACACCTTGCAGGCTGATGTGCGTAGAGTCTATGCGTTTCAAATCAGTTATTTGAGGGATTTTTAA
- a CDS encoding UbiX family flavin prenyltransferase, translating into MKLVLGISGASGIPLALRFLEKLPKEIEVFVVASKNAHVVALEESNINLKNAMKDLRPGATFFNEQDIHASIASGSYGIHKMAIIPASMDMVAKIAHGFGGDLISRSASVMLKEKRPLLIAPREMPLSAIMLENLLKLAHSNAIIAPPMMTYYTQSKTLEAMQDFLVGKWFDSLGIENDLYPRWGMN; encoded by the coding sequence ATGAAATTGGTTTTGGGCATCAGTGGGGCGAGCGGGATACCCCTAGCTTTGCGGTTTTTAGAGAAATTACCCAAAGAAATTGAAGTTTTTGTCGTGGCGTCTAAAAACGCGCATGTCGTGGCGTTAGAAGAATCTAACATCAACCTTAAAAACGCTATGAAAGACTTGCGACCTGGCGCTACTTTTTTTAACGAGCAAGACATCCATGCGAGCATTGCTTCAGGGAGTTATGGCATCCATAAAATGGCGATCATTCCAGCGAGCATGGACATGGTGGCTAAAATCGCGCATGGCTTTGGGGGGGATTTGATTTCTAGGAGCGCGTCTGTGATGCTTAAAGAAAAGCGCCCCTTACTCATTGCCCCTAGAGAAATGCCCTTAAGCGCTATCATGTTGGAAAATTTGCTCAAACTCGCCCATTCTAATGCAATCATTGCGCCGCCGATGATGACTTATTACACCCAGAGCAAGACTTTAGAAGCGATGCAGGATTTTTTAGTGGGGAAGTGGTTTGACAGCTTGGGGATAGAAAATGACTTATACCCGCGATGGGGAATGAACTGA
- a CDS encoding DNA adenine methylase — MRFIGSKISLLKEIESILPTYIKGQTFCDIFSGTACVARYFKQKYKIISNDLLYFSYVLQKAYLCNNERPTFMGLKLNPLDFLNNNMGNLSSAFFYENYSPNKHNERMFFTNENALKIDFIRQTIEEWYIQNNINQDEYFYLLACLIEAVPFVSNTTGTYGAYLKIWDKRALKTLTLNPIELTTTNTSKHFVFNRDAKELIKEISGDILYLDPPYNSRQYGANYHILETIAKYDNPQIKGKVGIREYRELKSKFCNSKKALSELEHIVKEANFKHIVLSYNDEGIMSMLEIENLLRQYAKFESYKMKKIPYKRYKRTSGEAKNHINELLFYIEKR; from the coding sequence ATGAGATTTATTGGTTCAAAAATATCTTTATTAAAAGAGATAGAAAGCATATTGCCAACATATATAAAAGGGCAAACTTTTTGTGATATATTTTCAGGGACTGCTTGTGTAGCAAGATACTTTAAACAAAAATATAAAATTATTTCAAACGACTTACTATATTTTTCTTATGTTCTACAAAAAGCTTATTTGTGCAACAATGAAAGACCTACTTTCATGGGTCTAAAATTAAATCCTCTTGATTTTCTAAATAACAACATGGGAAATTTAAGTAGTGCTTTCTTTTATGAAAACTATTCTCCAAACAAGCATAACGAAAGAATGTTTTTTACAAATGAAAATGCCCTAAAAATAGATTTTATAAGACAAACCATTGAAGAATGGTATATTCAAAATAATATAAATCAGGATGAATATTTTTATCTTTTAGCTTGCCTAATAGAGGCCGTTCCTTTTGTTTCAAACACTACTGGAACTTATGGAGCTTATCTTAAAATTTGGGATAAAAGAGCACTTAAAACATTAACGCTAAATCCAATAGAATTAACCACTACAAATACATCAAAGCACTTTGTATTTAATAGAGATGCGAAAGAACTTATAAAGGAAATATCAGGAGATATTTTATATCTTGATCCCCCATATAATTCAAGGCAATATGGAGCAAACTATCACATACTTGAAACTATAGCCAAATATGATAATCCACAAATAAAAGGCAAAGTAGGAATTAGGGAATATAGAGAATTAAAATCTAAATTTTGCAACTCGAAAAAAGCTTTGAGCGAACTAGAACATATTGTAAAAGAAGCGAATTTTAAGCACATAGTCTTAAGTTACAATGATGAAGGCATAATGAGTATGTTGGAGATAGAAAATCTATTAAGACAATATGCTAAATTTGAAAGCTACAAGATGAAAAAGATACCATATAAAAGATACAAAAGGACAAGTGGAGAAGCTAAAAACCATATAAACGAATTGCTTTTCTATATAGAAAAAAGGTAA
- the polA gene encoding DNA polymerase I: protein MEQPVIREGTLALIDTFAYLFRSYYMSAKNKPLTNDKGFPTGLLTGLVGMVKKFYKDKKNMPFIVFALESQTKTKRAEKLGEYKQNRKDAPKEMLLQIPIALEWLQKMGFTCVEVSGFEADDVIASLATLSPYKTRIYSKDKDFNQLLSDKIALFDGKTEFLAKDCVEKYGILPSQFTDYQGIVGDSSDNYKGVKGIGSKNAKELLQRLGSLEKIYENLDLAKNLLSPKMYQALIQDKESAFLSKELATLERGCIQEFDFSSCTFPSENPLLKIKDELKEYGFISTLRDLENSPTPLILDSVPLLENAPKKSRMIVLENTAPLSAFLEKLKNSNARVFMRLVLNKERKVLALAFLLEDQGYFLPLEEALFLPFSVEFLQNAFSQILQHAQIIGHDLKPLLSFLKAKYQVPLENIRIQDTQILAFLKNPEKVGFDEVLKEYLKEELVPHETIKDFKIKSKVEKLEQLDMELNALKRLCEYFEKGGLEENLLALARGVETPFVKVLIGMEFQGFKIDVPYFKRLEQEFKNELHVLERQILELIGVDFNLNSPKQLSEILYEKLGLPKNKSHSTDEKSLLKILDKHPSIPLILEYRELNKLFNTYTTPLLRLKDKDDKIHTTFIQTGTATGRLSSHSPNLQNIPVRSPKGLLIRKGFIASSKEYCLLGVDYSQIELRLLAHFSQDKDLIDAFLKGRDIHLETSKALFGEDLAKEKRSIAKSINFGLVYGMGSKKLSETLNIPLNEAKSYIEAYFKRFPSIKDYLNRMKEEILKTSKAFTLLGRYRVFDFTGVNDYIKGNYLREGVNAIFQGSASDLLKLGMLKVSERFKNNPSVRLLLQVHDELIFEIEEKNAPELQQEIQRILNDEVYPLRVPLETSAFMAKRWNELKG, encoded by the coding sequence ATGGAGCAGCCAGTCATTAGAGAGGGGACTTTAGCTTTAATTGATACTTTTGCGTATTTGTTTAGAAGCTATTACATGAGCGCTAAAAATAAGCCTTTAACGAATGATAAGGGCTTTCCTACGGGGCTTTTAACGGGGCTTGTGGGCATGGTTAAAAAATTTTATAAGGATAAAAAAAACATGCCTTTTATCGTGTTCGCTCTAGAAAGCCAGACTAAAACTAAAAGAGCTGAAAAATTGGGCGAATACAAACAAAATCGCAAAGACGCCCCTAAAGAGATGCTTTTACAAATCCCTATCGCCTTAGAATGGTTGCAAAAAATGGGTTTTACTTGCGTGGAGGTGAGCGGGTTTGAAGCTGATGATGTTATCGCAAGCTTAGCCACGCTAAGCCCTTATAAAACCCGCATTTATTCTAAAGATAAGGATTTTAACCAGCTTTTGAGCGATAAAATCGCGCTTTTTGATGGCAAAACGGAGTTTTTGGCGAAAGATTGCGTGGAAAAATACGGGATTTTGCCGAGTCAATTCACGGATTATCAGGGCATTGTGGGGGATAGCAGCGATAATTACAAGGGGGTTAAAGGCATTGGGAGCAAGAACGCTAAAGAATTGTTACAGCGGTTAGGGAGTTTGGAAAAAATCTATGAAAATTTAGACTTGGCGAAAAATTTACTCAGCCCTAAAATGTATCAAGCCCTTATACAAGACAAAGAGAGCGCGTTTTTAAGCAAAGAATTAGCCACTTTAGAAAGAGGGTGTATTCAAGAATTTGATTTTTCAAGTTGCACTTTTCCTAGCGAAAACCCCTTATTGAAAATTAAAGACGAATTGAAAGAATATGGTTTTATTTCTACTTTAAGGGATCTAGAAAATTCCCCTACGCCTTTAATTTTAGACAGCGTGCCCCTATTAGAAAACGCCCCTAAAAAATCACGCATGATCGTTTTGGAAAACACCGCGCCTTTGAGTGCGTTTTTAGAAAAATTAAAAAATTCTAACGCTAGAGTTTTTATGCGCTTGGTGTTAAATAAAGAAAGAAAAGTTCTGGCCCTAGCGTTTTTATTAGAAGATCAAGGCTATTTTTTACCTTTAGAAGAGGCGCTATTTTTGCCCTTTTCTGTAGAATTTTTGCAAAACGCTTTTTCTCAAATATTGCAGCATGCACAAATCATTGGGCATGATTTAAAACCCTTGTTAAGCTTTTTAAAAGCCAAATACCAGGTGCCTTTAGAAAACATCCGCATCCAAGACACTCAAATTTTAGCGTTTTTAAAAAATCCGGAAAAAGTGGGGTTTGATGAAGTTTTAAAGGAATATTTAAAAGAAGAATTAGTTCCGCATGAAACAATCAAAGATTTTAAGATTAAAAGTAAGGTGGAAAAATTAGAGCAATTGGATATGGAATTAAACGCTTTAAAGCGTTTGTGCGAGTATTTTGAAAAAGGGGGATTGGAAGAAAACTTGCTTGCTTTGGCTAGAGGAGTTGAAACGCCGTTTGTGAAAGTCTTAATAGGCATGGAATTTCAAGGCTTTAAGATTGATGTGCCTTATTTCAAGCGATTAGAGCAGGAGTTTAAGAATGAATTGCATGTTTTAGAGCGCCAAATTTTAGAACTAATTGGCGTGGATTTTAACCTCAACTCCCCCAAACAACTCAGCGAGATTTTGTATGAAAAATTAGGGCTTCCTAAAAATAAAAGCCATTCTACCGATGAAAAAAGCTTGTTAAAAATCCTAGACAAGCACCCAAGCATCCCTTTGATTTTAGAATACAGAGAATTGAATAAGCTTTTTAACACTTACACCACCCCCTTATTGCGCCTAAAAGACAAAGACGATAAAATCCATACCACTTTCATCCAAACCGGTACAGCTACCGGGCGTTTAAGCTCGCATTCGCCTAATTTGCAAAATATCCCGGTGCGATCGCCTAAAGGCTTACTCATTCGTAAGGGCTTTATCGCTAGCTCTAAAGAATATTGTTTGCTAGGGGTGGATTATTCGCAGATTGAATTGCGCTTGTTAGCCCATTTTAGCCAGGATAAGGATTTAATAGATGCGTTTTTAAAGGGGCGAGACATCCATTTAGAAACTTCTAAGGCGTTGTTTGGAGAAGATTTGGCCAAAGAAAAACGATCCATCGCTAAAAGCATTAATTTTGGGCTGGTGTATGGCATGGGGAGCAAGAAATTGAGCGAAACTTTAAACATCCCTTTAAATGAGGCTAAAAGCTACATAGAAGCGTATTTCAAACGATTCCCTAGCATCAAAGATTATTTGAACCGCATGAAAGAAGAGATTTTAAAAACTTCTAAAGCCTTCACTTTGCTTGGGCGTTATCGGGTGTTTGATTTTACCGGCGTGAATGATTATATTAAGGGCAATTATTTGCGAGAGGGCGTGAATGCGATTTTTCAAGGGAGTGCCAGCGATTTATTGAAATTAGGCATGCTCAAAGTGAGCGAGCGTTTCAAAAATAACCCTTCAGTTAGGCTGCTTTTGCAAGTGCATGACGAATTGATTTTTGAGATTGAAGAAAAAAACGCCCCAGAGTTGCAGCAAGAAATCCAACGCATCCTCAATGATGAAGTTTATCCTTTGAGGGTGCCGTTAGAAACGAGCGCGTTTATGGCTAAGCGTTGGAATGAACTAAAAGGTTAG
- a CDS encoding ComF family protein, protein MRCLTCLKLSFKPLCKNCLNDLPLSLKVRVLEGVSVYSFYAYSEIEELIKSKYALIGSRILPLLSQKAGAEFVRILQEQGLTTPLYGIAIDDKIKSFYSHSAALLKGFCQGNLKPTYGHLRATNTISYAGKSLEFRANNPRDFTFKGDENLDYFLLDDIITTGTTLKEALKYLKALNIKAHFAIALCSTDE, encoded by the coding sequence ATGCGTTGTTTAACCTGTTTGAAGCTTTCTTTTAAGCCCCTTTGCAAAAATTGCTTGAACGATTTGCCCTTAAGCTTAAAGGTAAGGGTTTTAGAGGGCGTGAGCGTGTATAGTTTTTACGCTTATAGCGAAATAGAAGAACTCATTAAAAGCAAATACGCGCTGATTGGATCTCGCATTTTGCCCTTGCTTTCTCAAAAAGCCGGCGCGGAATTTGTGAGAATCTTACAAGAACAAGGCCTGACTACCCCCCTTTATGGCATCGCCATTGATGATAAAATCAAATCCTTTTACTCGCATTCAGCCGCACTTTTAAAAGGCTTTTGTCAAGGCAATTTAAAGCCCACTTACGGGCACTTAAGGGCGACTAATACTATTTCGTATGCCGGGAAAAGCCTGGAATTTCGCGCCAATAACCCACGGGATTTCACCTTCAAAGGCGATGAAAATTTAGATTATTTCTTACTAGATGATATTATCACCACCGGCACCACCCTAAAAGAAGCCCTAAAATACCTTAAAGCTTTAAACATTAAAGCGCACTTTGCGATCGCGCTTTGTAGCACGGACGAATGA
- a CDS encoding helix-turn-helix domain-containing protein produces the protein MKLSQILKKIHALIESKEIQNISQQEMANRLGVSLRTYTEWLRDVNQPLAMRAILDMFSQLNDDDIVKIVRAWQTSRVK, from the coding sequence ATGAAACTATCGCAAATATTAAAGAAAATACATGCTCTCATAGAGAGCAAAGAAATACAAAATATTTCACAACAAGAGATGGCAAATAGACTTGGAGTGTCTTTGCGAACATATACAGAGTGGCTAAGAGATGTTAATCAGCCATTAGCAATGAGAGCTATTTTAGATATGTTTTCGCAGCTCAATGATGACGATATTGTAAAAATTGTTAGGGCATGGCAGACAAGTAGGGTTAAATGA
- the ilvE gene encoding branched-chain-amino-acid transaminase translates to MANSENLDWKNLGFSYIKTDFRFIATYKNGSWSQGKLVSENVLQLSEGSPALHYGQACFEGLKAYRSQKGKALLFRPLENAKRLQTSCERLLMPKVSEELFLRACAEVIKANQKWLAPYKSGASLYLRPFVIGVGDNLGVKPASEYLFIVFCAPVGVYFKGGIEKGGARFITTAFDRAAPKGTGGVKVGGNYAASLLAHKIATEQGYDDCIYLDPTTHTKIEEVGAANFFGITHDDAFITPHSPSILPSITRKSLMVLAKECLNLKVEEREILMDELGMFREAGACGTAAIITPIKEIAHNNKSYFFEAPGNTTKQLYDLLLSIQQGEQEAPKDWIFEVC, encoded by the coding sequence ATGGCAAATTCAGAAAATTTAGACTGGAAAAATTTAGGCTTTAGCTACATTAAAACGGACTTTCGCTTCATCGCTACTTATAAAAACGGCTCTTGGTCGCAAGGCAAATTGGTGAGCGAAAATGTGTTGCAACTCAGCGAAGGCTCGCCGGCCTTACACTACGGGCAGGCTTGTTTTGAAGGTTTGAAGGCTTACCGCTCTCAAAAGGGGAAAGCTTTACTTTTTCGCCCTTTAGAAAACGCCAAGCGCTTGCAAACTTCATGCGAAAGACTGCTCATGCCCAAAGTGAGCGAAGAGCTGTTTTTAAGGGCATGCGCTGAAGTAATAAAAGCGAATCAAAAATGGCTCGCTCCTTATAAAAGCGGGGCGAGTTTGTATTTGCGCCCTTTTGTCATAGGCGTAGGGGATAATTTGGGGGTGAAGCCGGCCAGCGAATACCTTTTTATCGTGTTTTGCGCGCCTGTGGGGGTGTATTTTAAGGGGGGTATAGAAAAAGGAGGGGCTAGGTTTATCACTACGGCGTTTGATAGGGCCGCGCCTAAAGGCACCGGTGGGGTGAAAGTGGGGGGGAATTATGCTGCAAGCCTGTTAGCCCACAAAATAGCCACAGAGCAAGGCTATGATGATTGCATTTATTTAGACCCTACCACGCACACTAAAATTGAAGAAGTGGGGGCGGCGAATTTTTTTGGCATCACGCATGATGATGCCTTTATCACCCCGCATTCGCCAAGCATTCTGCCAAGCATTACAAGAAAAAGCTTGATGGTTTTGGCTAAAGAATGTTTGAATCTCAAAGTAGAAGAGAGGGAAATCCTAATGGATGAGTTGGGCATGTTTAGAGAAGCTGGAGCGTGCGGGACAGCTGCGATCATTACGCCCATTAAAGAAATCGCGCATAACAACAAGTCTTATTTTTTTGAAGCACCGGGCAATACCACTAAACAACTCTATGATTTGCTTTTATCCATCCAGCAAGGCGAACAAGAAGCCCCCAAAGATTGGATTTTTGAAGTTTGCTAA
- the tmk gene encoding dTMP kinase, giving the protein MYVVLEGVDGAGKSTQVELLKNRFKNALFTKEPGGTRMGESLRRIALNENISELARAFLFLSDRAEHVESVIKPALKEKKLIISDRSLISGMAYSEFSSLELNLLATQNILPEKIVLLVIDEEGLKQRLSLKSLDKIENQGTEKLLTIQQKLKTHAYALREKFGCEVLELDAQKSAKNLHEKIAAFIECVV; this is encoded by the coding sequence ATGTATGTGGTGTTAGAAGGCGTTGATGGCGCGGGCAAAAGCACTCAAGTAGAATTATTAAAAAACAGGTTTAAAAACGCCCTTTTTACCAAAGAGCCAGGGGGGACGAGAATGGGCGAAAGTTTAAGGCGTATCGCTTTAAATGAAAATATCAGCGAATTGGCTAGAGCGTTTTTATTTTTAAGCGATAGGGCTGAGCATGTAGAAAGCGTGATAAAACCGGCATTGAAAGAAAAAAAGCTCATCATTAGCGACAGGAGTTTGATCTCTGGCATGGCTTATAGCGAGTTTTCAAGCTTGGAATTAAACCTGCTCGCCACTCAAAACATCTTGCCTGAAAAAATCGTTCTTTTAGTGATAGATGAAGAGGGCTTAAAACAGCGCTTAAGCCTTAAAAGTTTAGACAAAATAGAAAACCAAGGCACAGAAAAATTGCTCACAATCCAGCAAAAGCTCAAAACCCACGCTTATGCGTTAAGAGAAAAATTCGGGTGTGAAGTTTTGGAATTAGACGCTCAAAAAAGCGCTAAAAACTTGCACGAAAAAATCGCCGCCTTTATTGAATGCGTTGTTTAA
- a CDS encoding outer membrane protein, with protein MFKKIIFFCVFLMGGLVVSPLDAMPILHDKTPKKNYQEAHEKLYRSIINHQKLTRKKSGWYFLGGFGAVEAIKDYQGQEMKDWIATLNLKTGVQSFFKKYIGIRGVFAWDLGSGKVNYQSHKDPTNSFFTMLAVGLDVIMEFPLGSYKHYLGAFGGARGALVVYTDKQNFKFFKHSVVSGGLAINGGVMLTLFLRHRIELGFKILPTARLLSSSKRFETSPLFYAAYSYKF; from the coding sequence ATGTTTAAAAAAATTATTTTTTTTTGTGTTTTCTTAATGGGGGGTTTGGTTGTTTCGCCCCTTGATGCAATGCCTATTTTGCACGATAAAACCCCCAAAAAAAATTACCAAGAAGCCCATGAAAAGCTCTATAGAAGCATCATTAACCACCAAAAGCTCACTCGTAAAAAAAGCGGGTGGTATTTTTTAGGAGGGTTTGGCGCTGTAGAGGCCATTAAGGACTATCAAGGCCAGGAAATGAAAGATTGGATTGCAACGCTCAATTTAAAAACCGGCGTGCAAAGTTTTTTTAAAAAATATATCGGGATTAGGGGGGTTTTTGCATGGGATCTTGGGTCAGGAAAAGTGAATTACCAAAGCCATAAAGATCCTACAAACTCTTTTTTTACCATGCTTGCGGTGGGTTTGGATGTGATTATGGAATTCCCGTTAGGGAGTTATAAGCATTATTTGGGAGCGTTTGGAGGAGCTAGGGGGGCTTTAGTCGTTTATACAGACAAGCAAAATTTCAAGTTTTTTAAACATTCTGTGGTTTCAGGGGGATTAGCGATTAATGGGGGGGTTATGCTCACGCTTTTTTTAAGACACCGCATTGAATTAGGGTTTAAGATCTTACCCACCGCCAGATTGCTTTCTAGCTCCAAACGCTTTGAGACTTCGCCCTTATTTTATGCGGCATACAGCTATAAATTTTAA
- the coaD gene encoding pantetheine-phosphate adenylyltransferase: MQKIGIYPGTFDPVTNGHIDIIHRSSELFEKLIVAVAHSSAKNPMFSLDERLKMMQLATKSFKNVECVAFEGLLANLAKEYHCKVLVRGLRVVSDFEYELQMGYANKSLNHELETLYFMPTLQNAFISSSIVRSIIAHKGDASHLVPKEIYPLISKA, from the coding sequence ATGCAAAAAATCGGCATTTATCCGGGCACTTTTGATCCGGTCACTAACGGGCATATAGACATTATCCACCGATCTAGTGAATTGTTTGAAAAGCTCATTGTCGCTGTGGCGCATTCAAGCGCTAAAAACCCCATGTTTAGTTTAGATGAGCGCTTAAAAATGATGCAACTGGCCACTAAAAGTTTTAAAAATGTAGAATGCGTGGCGTTTGAAGGGCTATTAGCCAATCTGGCTAAAGAATACCATTGTAAGGTGTTAGTTAGGGGCTTAAGGGTGGTGAGCGATTTTGAATACGAATTGCAAATGGGCTATGCGAACAAATCCTTAAACCACGAATTAGAAACCTTGTATTTCATGCCCACTTTACAAAACGCGTTTATTAGCTCTTCTATCGTGCGATCCATTATCGCGCATAAGGGCGATGCGAGCCATTTAGTGCCTAAAGAAATTTATCCTTTGATTTCAAAGGCTTAA